The nucleotide sequence AAGTGTTACATCACGCTCCAGAAGGCGGTTTTAAAGCAAAAGTAGTACGTACTTTTCAAGATGGAAATTACGCTGTCACACATACAATATATGACTTTTTTGGACCAAAAATTGGCTTTGATATCTTCAAATTTGAAAATGGTCAAATTGTAGAACACTGGGATAACTTTTCAGATGCATCTACAACAAATCCTAGTGGAAGAACGCAAACGGATGGCGTTACAAAAATCACAGATTTAGATAAAACAGAACAAAACAAAGCGCTGGTAAAAGATTTTATCAATACCGTTTTAATCAAAGGAGAGTTTGACAAATTGCACCACTATTTTGAAGGAGACCACTACATCCAACACAATACAATGATTGGTGACGGAGTTTCTGGTTTAGGAAAAGCTTTAGAAGAAATGGCTAAACAAGGAATTACTATGGTATTCAACGAAAATCATATTGTTCTGGGTGAAGGGAATTTTGTTTTATCTGTAAGCGAAGGAACTTTTGCAGGAAAACCAACTTCATTCTATGACTTATTTAGAATTGAAAATGGAAAAATTGCGGAACATTGGGATACAATCGAAACTATTTTACCTGAGTCAAAAAGAAAAAACAACAACGGAAAGTTTAATTTCTAAAAGGAAAAAAAATGAAAAAGGCGCTTATAACTTTTATTAGTATTATCACTTTTAGTTTAGGTTTTTCACAAACCAAAACTACAGACACCAACAAATTTGAATTTGGCGAAGCTGAACATCTTCTAGACGGTTATTCATTGAACTTCCAATATCAAGATGGTAAAGCAATCCATATGGAATTTTACAACGGAAAAGCAAAATACGAATGGATTGTTGGGCCTGGCAAAGGAAACGGAAATCAAGACATTCCGTACCGCTCTCATCAAATAGCTGAAAACATCTACATTGTCAATTGGCATGAAACAGGAATCAAAGATTATTTAACTATTGTTTTTGACTTTGAAAGGATGGTAGTACATAGCTCTATTATCGTTGGCTATGAAAACAAGCCCGAAAGAACATTGAAAACCGTATTTCAACGAGGCATTATTGATCATCTAAAAAAATAATAACTAAAATTTCATTACCAATGAGCCAAGTAGCAAACTGCCCCACTTGTGGAGGCCAGTCAAAAATAAAAGAAGCCAACGGGCAAACAATATATGAAGCTTTACAAGATGAATCGGTTTTAAAAAAAGTGGGACAACTTAAAAAAGCCATGCAAAAATATAAGGAAAAAGCAGAGGCTCTAGAAAAAGAGATTGAAAAATTAAAGAAGTCTCATTAACAGATTAAATTGGATGATTGTTTAACACTGCCAAACTAGAAAGTCAGACTTACCATCTATGAAAGCAACAATGAGTAAATCACTAAAATGAAAATCTT is from Flavobacterium sp. NG2 and encodes:
- a CDS encoding nuclear transport factor 2 family protein → MKHLITTVAIAFMIITSNAQHKKNNPKNLEKMETKTALTNKEKAAALITSLETGDKSTIAFINPTNYKQHNLAVADGLAGFGEVLHHAPEGGFKAKVVRTFQDGNYAVTHTIYDFFGPKIGFDIFKFENGQIVEHWDNFSDASTTNPSGRTQTDGVTKITDLDKTEQNKALVKDFINTVLIKGEFDKLHHYFEGDHYIQHNTMIGDGVSGLGKALEEMAKQGITMVFNENHIVLGEGNFVLSVSEGTFAGKPTSFYDLFRIENGKIAEHWDTIETILPESKRKNNNGKFNF
- a CDS encoding MoaF-related domain-containing protein; this encodes MKKALITFISIITFSLGFSQTKTTDTNKFEFGEAEHLLDGYSLNFQYQDGKAIHMEFYNGKAKYEWIVGPGKGNGNQDIPYRSHQIAENIYIVNWHETGIKDYLTIVFDFERMVVHSSIIVGYENKPERTLKTVFQRGIIDHLKK